The Virgibacillus sp. SK37 region CTGAGGACCGAATATGAGTACTAGCTTCATAGCTTATCACCTTTCTATTTTTTAAAATGCAGCTCTACGTTAATTAAGTACTTTTTGATACCAATTTACACCATTTTCACAAAGTACCTTTCGTGCCTCATTTTCTCCCAATACGTCTATAATAAGTTCCATATCGGATAGTTGAAATGGTCTTTCTGCTCTTGTAGATGGAAGGTCTGTCCCAAACAATAGTGCTTCTGGATTTACTGCATGTATTTGTTTCATAGCTTTTGCTGGATCAAAGTCAAGTCTGCCGAAACCAGTTGATTTTACCTTCACTCCTTGGTCGACTAAGCGAAGCAAATCATGAAATCCGTCCTGTGTTAATCCCAAATGGTCAATAGAAACAGCTGGTAGATTTACAATCAACGAAAAGTAATCTTTCAGTTTGGTGGAATCAATATACAACTCCACATGCCAATTGACCATTTCATAC contains the following coding sequences:
- a CDS encoding amidohydrolase family protein → MKIFDAHLHIIDPKYPLIPNQGYVPDQFTCKDYKEKTKNLNVTGGAIVSGPFQGFDQSYLKKALHLLGEGFVGVTQLPYDVSDDEIIELHKLGVRAVRFNVKRGGTEAMVNLENVARRVYEMVNWHVELYIDSTKLKDYFSLIVNLPAVSIDHLGLTQDGFHDLLRLVDQGVKVKSTGFGRLDFDPAKAMKQIHAVNPEALLFGTDLPSTRAERPFQLSDMELIIDVLGENEARKVLCENGVNWYQKVLN